One window of the Candidatus Palauibacter soopunensis genome contains the following:
- a CDS encoding Ig-like domain-containing protein, giving the protein MTPATASLVAFGDTLRLTAAVLDQNGRPMAGAAVAWSSGNGAVATVDASGLVTGVAAGEVEITATSSGVTGSAALTVVDPAPTTVAVAPDTAALTALGQTAQLSAEVRDQAGRAMDGVPVSWSSADTVVAAVDSVGLVTAVGGGTTTVAATAGDASGEAAVTVMQSASSVAVTPSAATVGPGDTLRLVAEAFDENGHAVAGAVFDWMSSDGSVATVTDWGLVRGVSEGTATINATSGDALGTAEVTVENPDRAALVALYDATGGEGWTHDDNWLTGRPLDTWYGVGVDAEGRVTDLRLDFNGLRGPLPPELGDLDRLQSLVLSLNELTGAVPPELGRLPIVVHLDLSNNRFEGEIPPLIGDFGYLDVLDLARNEFEGPIPVALGKLGALRWLDLSDNHLTGPVPSELGGLVNLWHLSLSWNKLEGAIPQSFLQLDNLQHFYNRENEGLCVPGTSAFVAWLEGIENQDGSGTLCNESDWRVLESLFERAGGSGWTNADRWVSGPALDEWHGVRADSLGRVMILDLTGNGLAGQLPLTLGNLAHMTELRISDNPDLSGRLPLSLAGLSLTTLHYAATGLCSPAGTSFRDWLNTVSSHEGTGTECGLLSDREVLEALYEATGGPDWANRRNWLSDAPLGEWHGVEVDGQDRVVYVSLSANGLRGRIPAELGELASLETLDLYRNGLTGPIPPTVADLAELHTLDLGENDLTGAIPPELGSLANLRWLWLNENGLTGRIPSELGNLADLRILDLGANSLTGVIPPELAELASLLSLDFSRNGLSGPVPPELGNLANLRYLTLAANRLTDSIPSRLGELGNLMGLYLGDNDLTGPVPATFGGLTDLRDLAVQTNAGMVGPLPASLTNLATLETLQTGGTDLCAPPDADFRQWLEGVPNRRVALCDGEPGVAYLVQAVQSREFPVPLIAGEEALLRVFPTANQASGEGIPAVRARFFVDGEETHVESIPSKSDPIPTGIDESSLSASVNAVIPATVIRPGLEMVIDVDPEGTVDPDLGVAKRIPDTGRLAVDVRDMPLFDVTVIPFLWTEEPDSSIIEIAADLEADPEGHESLAPTRRLLPVGGLAVRAHEPVWTSSNHAYELFAQTSVIQVMEGGTGYYWGTLSGGWNGPAIGGNHQIVSPADPRYAYVIAHEFGHAMSLPHAPCGGAGNPDPAYPTPDGTIGVWGYDFATGRLVPPTAEDIMGYCDNEGIADYFFAKALHFRLANNGAAAMGARPSRALLLWGGSNTDGEPHLSPAFVVDAPPALPDSAGEYTITGHSAAGVQLFSLSFAMPETADGDGSSGFVFALPVRPGWAGDLASIRLAGPGGSFTLDGDSDLPMTILRDVRTGRIRGFLREEPAAAMAAAASADGQPGVETLFSRGIPSAAAWRR; this is encoded by the coding sequence GTGACGCCCGCGACCGCCTCGCTGGTAGCGTTTGGGGACACGCTGCGGCTCACCGCCGCGGTGCTGGACCAGAACGGCCGGCCGATGGCGGGCGCGGCGGTCGCATGGTCGAGCGGGAACGGGGCGGTCGCGACGGTGGACGCGTCGGGGCTGGTCACCGGAGTGGCGGCCGGGGAGGTCGAGATCACCGCCACGTCGTCCGGGGTGACTGGGAGCGCGGCGCTCACGGTCGTGGATCCGGCCCCGACGACCGTCGCGGTCGCCCCCGACACGGCGGCGCTGACCGCGCTGGGACAGACCGCGCAACTTTCAGCGGAGGTGCGCGATCAGGCCGGTCGTGCAATGGACGGCGTGCCGGTCTCCTGGTCGAGCGCGGACACGGTCGTCGCGGCGGTGGATTCGGTCGGATTGGTGACGGCGGTGGGCGGAGGGACGACGACGGTCGCCGCGACGGCTGGCGACGCATCGGGCGAAGCGGCGGTGACGGTGATGCAGTCGGCGAGCTCGGTGGCGGTTACGCCGTCCGCGGCCACGGTCGGGCCCGGCGACACGCTGCGGCTGGTGGCGGAAGCGTTCGACGAGAACGGGCATGCGGTTGCCGGTGCAGTGTTCGACTGGATGTCGAGCGACGGTTCCGTGGCGACGGTGACGGACTGGGGGCTTGTGCGCGGCGTCTCGGAGGGCACGGCCACGATCAACGCGACCTCGGGCGATGCCTTGGGAACCGCCGAAGTCACCGTGGAGAACCCCGACCGGGCGGCACTAGTGGCGCTCTACGACGCGACGGGGGGCGAGGGCTGGACGCACGACGACAACTGGCTGACCGGGCGGCCGCTCGACACGTGGTACGGCGTGGGCGTGGATGCGGAGGGGCGGGTGACGGACCTCCGCCTCGACTTCAACGGGCTCCGGGGACCGTTGCCCCCGGAACTCGGCGATCTCGACCGGCTCCAGTCGCTCGTGCTGTCGCTAAACGAACTTACCGGGGCCGTCCCACCGGAACTGGGCCGGCTGCCGATCGTTGTGCACCTGGATCTTAGCAACAATCGCTTCGAGGGTGAAATCCCGCCGCTGATCGGCGACTTCGGCTATCTGGACGTGCTGGATCTCGCCCGCAACGAATTCGAGGGGCCGATCCCGGTCGCGCTGGGCAAACTCGGCGCGCTGCGGTGGCTGGACCTGAGCGACAACCATCTGACGGGACCGGTCCCGTCCGAACTCGGCGGCTTGGTCAACCTTTGGCATCTTAGTCTGAGTTGGAACAAGTTGGAAGGTGCGATCCCGCAGAGCTTTCTGCAACTCGACAATCTTCAGCACTTCTACAATCGTGAGAACGAAGGTCTTTGCGTGCCCGGCACTTCCGCATTTGTCGCATGGCTGGAGGGCATCGAAAACCAGGATGGGTCGGGCACTCTCTGCAACGAGTCCGATTGGAGGGTGCTGGAGTCATTGTTCGAGCGAGCGGGCGGTTCCGGCTGGACGAATGCCGATCGGTGGGTCAGCGGCCCGGCCTTGGACGAGTGGCACGGGGTCCGGGCCGATTCGCTCGGTCGGGTGATGATACTCGACCTGACCGGCAACGGGCTGGCTGGGCAGCTGCCACTAACTCTGGGCAACTTGGCCCACATGACTGAACTGCGGATCTCCGACAACCCCGACCTTTCTGGGCGGCTACCGCTGTCCCTAGCTGGCCTTTCGCTCACAACGCTTCACTACGCGGCAACGGGTCTCTGTTCCCCGGCGGGGACATCCTTCCGCGACTGGCTGAACACCGTTTCCTCCCACGAAGGCACGGGCACGGAGTGCGGGTTGTTATCCGACCGTGAAGTCCTCGAGGCATTGTACGAGGCGACCGGCGGACCGGACTGGGCCAATAGGCGAAACTGGCTATCGGACGCACCGCTCGGAGAATGGCACGGCGTCGAAGTTGACGGCCAAGACAGGGTTGTCTACGTGAGCCTCTCTGCGAACGGCTTGAGAGGTCGGATCCCGGCGGAACTGGGCGAACTCGCCAGTCTGGAGACGCTGGATCTCTACCGGAACGGCCTGACGGGTCCGATCCCTCCGACAGTCGCCGACCTCGCGGAACTTCACACGCTGGATCTCGGGGAGAACGACCTGACGGGGGCCATTCCCCCCGAACTCGGCAGCCTCGCCAATCTGCGGTGGTTGTGGCTCAACGAAAACGGCTTGACGGGACGCATTCCGTCGGAGCTCGGCAACCTCGCCGACCTTCGGATTCTGGACCTTGGCGCGAACAGCCTTACGGGCGTCATTCCGCCCGAACTGGCCGAGCTCGCCAGTTTGCTCTCGCTGGATTTCTCTCGGAACGGCCTGTCGGGTCCGGTGCCGCCTGAACTAGGCAACCTCGCGAACCTCCGGTATCTGACCCTCGCGGCGAATCGTCTGACGGATTCCATCCCGTCCCGCCTCGGCGAGCTCGGCAACCTTATGGGTTTGTACCTCGGCGACAATGACCTGACGGGCCCTGTGCCCGCAACGTTCGGCGGCCTGACGGACCTTCGGGATCTTGCCGTGCAGACCAATGCCGGAATGGTCGGACCCCTTCCGGCCAGCCTGACGAACCTCGCGACCCTCGAGACGTTGCAGACCGGAGGCACCGATCTGTGCGCCCCGCCCGACGCGGACTTCCGTCAATGGCTGGAAGGTGTGCCGAATCGGCGGGTAGCTCTCTGCGATGGCGAACCTGGGGTGGCGTACCTCGTCCAAGCCGTCCAGTCGCGGGAGTTCCCCGTGCCGCTGATCGCCGGCGAGGAGGCGCTTCTGCGCGTATTCCCGACGGCCAACCAGGCCAGCGGCGAGGGCATTCCGGCAGTGCGCGCCCGCTTCTTCGTCGATGGTGAGGAGACGCATGTGGAGAGCATCCCCAGCAAGTCCGATCCGATCCCGACCGGAATCGACGAAAGCAGTCTCTCGGCGTCGGTGAACGCGGTGATCCCCGCGACGGTGATTCGCCCGGGGCTCGAGATGGTGATCGACGTGGATCCGGAAGGGACGGTCGATCCAGATTTGGGTGTCGCGAAACGCATTCCCGATACGGGCCGCCTAGCTGTAGATGTCCGCGATATGCCCCTTTTCGACGTGACGGTGATTCCGTTTCTGTGGACCGAAGAACCGGATTCGTCAATCATCGAAATCGCAGCCGACCTTGAGGCGGACCCGGAGGGCCACGAGTCGCTCGCGCCGACCCGCAGGTTGCTCCCCGTGGGCGGGCTGGCAGTGAGGGCGCACGAGCCCGTGTGGACCTCGAGCAACCACGCGTACGAACTCTTCGCGCAGACTTCCGTGATCCAGGTCATGGAGGGCGGGACCGGATACTACTGGGGCACATTGTCAGGTGGTTGGAACGGCCCCGCTATTGGGGGGAATCATCAAATTGTTTCGCCCGCTGATCCGCGCTACGCCTACGTTATCGCGCACGAATTCGGTCACGCGATGAGCCTGCCGCACGCGCCGTGCGGCGGGGCGGGCAACCCGGACCCCGCGTATCCCACGCCCGACGGCACCATCGGGGTCTGGGGGTACGACTTCGCGACAGGCCGATTGGTGCCGCCCACCGCCGAAGACATCATGGGCTACTGCGACAACGAAGGGATTGCGGACTATTTCTTCGCCAAGGCGCTCCACTTCCGTCTCGCCAACAACGGCGCGGCGGCGATGGGCGCGCGCCCGTCCCGTGCGCTCCTGCTGTGGGGCGGCAGCAACACCGATGGCGAACCTCACCTGAGCCCCGCGTTCGTCGTGGACGCCCCGCCGGCACTGCCGGACTCCGCCGGCGAATACACGATCACCGGACACTCCGCCGCGGGCGTCCAACTCTTCTCGCTGAGCTTCGCAATGCCCGAGACGGCAGACGGCGATGGGAGTTCCGGCTTCGTTTTCGCGCTCCCGGTCCGGCCCGGTTGGGCTGGGGACCTTGCCTCGATCAGGCTCGCCGGCCCCGGCGGCTCGTTCACCCTGGACGGCGACAGTGATCTGCCCATGACGATCCTCCGCGATGTCCGGACCGGACGAATCCGGGGCTTCCTGCGAGAAGAGCCTGCCGCCGCCATGGCCGCGGCGGCGAGTGCCGACGGGCAACCGGGCGTCGAGACGCTATTCAGTCGCGGAATCCCGTCCGCCGCCGCTTGGCGCCGGTAA
- a CDS encoding FAD-binding protein: MRAPRAHDTGLNKFRNWHGNVSQEVRRIVDVWNAQPDRHTLPGYNRTTRTLQLLIGESVDAGEEIRALGGAWSFSPVAATNGTLLNTKPLNYKFSIPESAVMAGYEGKRDNLYFVQAGNSIAELNWYLFDRGKSLPTSGASNGQTIAGALSTGTHGSAIDFGAIPEFVKAIHLVVSPARHVWLEPASNPVVRNSRLPNRLEAEVIRDDDLFHAALVSFGSCGIIHGVVIQADDRFFLNMFRTKLKRTPGLRRFMEDLDFTAFKAPGAEPGVRPHHLSAVINPFDPDQVYMTAMYRHRTMPPGSRLPDPPSGVTPGDDALGLIAVLTDRFDVAPFLMRRILDSELHNIENVAGTPGQIFRDTTTRGRAASSAVGIPLSEVNKVIDLFLETHGATEAPALIGIRYVKSTLATLGFTSFDDRTAIVEIDGPDSERVRDMHKQAWNALRSKEIPHRFHWGKQHELTADQFRIAYGDARVESWISSRQELLESEGRNAFLNDTVRHILV; the protein is encoded by the coding sequence ATGAGAGCGCCCCGCGCCCACGACACCGGTCTAAACAAGTTCCGGAACTGGCACGGTAACGTTAGCCAGGAAGTCCGACGGATCGTTGATGTCTGGAACGCCCAGCCTGATCGTCACACGCTGCCGGGGTACAATCGCACGACGCGGACGCTTCAATTGCTGATCGGCGAGTCCGTCGACGCGGGCGAAGAGATCCGAGCCCTCGGCGGTGCGTGGTCGTTTTCGCCTGTTGCCGCGACCAATGGCACGTTGCTTAACACCAAACCGCTCAACTACAAGTTCTCGATCCCTGAGAGCGCGGTGATGGCCGGCTATGAGGGGAAGCGGGACAACCTCTACTTCGTGCAGGCGGGCAACTCGATCGCCGAACTTAACTGGTATCTGTTTGACCGGGGGAAGTCACTCCCGACCAGTGGGGCCAGCAACGGTCAGACGATCGCGGGGGCGCTCTCGACCGGCACGCACGGATCGGCCATCGATTTTGGTGCGATCCCCGAGTTCGTGAAGGCGATCCACCTCGTCGTGAGTCCAGCGCGACACGTGTGGCTGGAGCCGGCTTCGAACCCTGTGGTGCGCAACAGCCGACTCCCGAACCGACTCGAAGCGGAGGTGATCCGCGACGACGACCTCTTCCACGCCGCGCTGGTGAGCTTCGGGAGTTGCGGCATCATTCACGGCGTTGTCATCCAGGCCGACGACCGGTTTTTTCTGAATATGTTCCGCACGAAGCTCAAGCGAACGCCCGGTCTTCGGCGGTTCATGGAGGATCTCGATTTCACCGCCTTCAAAGCGCCGGGGGCCGAGCCGGGCGTTCGGCCCCATCACCTGAGCGCGGTCATCAACCCGTTCGACCCCGATCAGGTATACATGACGGCGATGTATCGCCACCGAACGATGCCACCGGGCTCCCGTCTCCCGGATCCGCCGTCCGGAGTCACGCCGGGTGACGACGCGCTCGGCTTGATCGCCGTCCTTACGGATCGCTTCGATGTCGCACCCTTCCTCATGCGGCGCATCCTCGACTCGGAGCTGCACAACATCGAGAACGTGGCGGGCACTCCCGGTCAGATCTTCCGCGACACGACGACGCGAGGGCGCGCCGCCTCAAGCGCAGTCGGGATTCCCCTGTCAGAGGTCAATAAGGTGATCGATCTGTTTCTCGAAACCCACGGAGCCACCGAGGCGCCGGCGCTCATCGGGATCCGATATGTCAAATCCACCCTCGCGACTCTTGGATTCACCAGCTTCGACGACCGCACAGCAATCGTGGAGATTGATGGACCCGATAGCGAGCGCGTGCGCGACATGCACAAACAAGCATGGAATGCCCTGAGATCGAAGGAGATCCCGCACAGGTTCCACTGGGGAAAACAGCACGAGCTCACCGCCGATCAATTCCGGATCGCTTACGGCGACGCCCGTGTGGAATCCTGGATCTCGTCCCGGCAGGAGCTGCTTGAAAGCGAGGGGCGCAACGCATTCCTAAACGACACAGTTCGGCACATTTTGGTGTAA